The following proteins are co-located in the Spirosoma montaniterrae genome:
- a CDS encoding DegT/DnrJ/EryC1/StrS family aminotransferase: protein MSILSRRTFLKQNAILGVGAALSPALPAMALPAVSPSVPAILGGTPLLKTEWPKWPRWNPETDEPKLLEVLRSGVWSRAGVTAEFEQKWASALGVKRSLLVVNGTNALTIALNQLDIRAGDEVLIPPYTFIATAAAVLANGAMPVFVDVDPETFQIDPARIEAKITPRTKAIMPVHILGLPADMPAIMAIAKKHNLVVIEDACQAHLAEINHQKVGTLGQAGCFSFQNSKNLAIGEGGAIVSNDDAFMDRCFSYQNFGYPYGNVVGSVSTGSIRQGSKLRITDYQAAIGLAQLARLDAETTTRNTNAAYLKSRLAAIPGIIPYKLYDHVTRGAFHLFPFRYRQEGFSGLSRAAFLKALQAEGVPCSSGYATLNDQLFLKDAFASKNFRKSYPREMLNFEEYVARNACPMNARLCNEEAVWFTQNMLLGTRQDMDLIADAVARVHQYADTIRKQTNR, encoded by the coding sequence AATGGCTCTCCCCGCTGTCTCGCCTTCTGTCCCAGCCATTTTAGGGGGAACCCCGCTGCTCAAAACCGAATGGCCCAAATGGCCCCGATGGAATCCTGAAACCGACGAACCCAAACTGTTGGAAGTTCTCCGCAGCGGGGTTTGGTCGCGGGCGGGTGTCACCGCAGAGTTTGAGCAGAAATGGGCCAGTGCATTGGGCGTGAAGCGGAGCCTGTTGGTCGTCAATGGCACTAATGCCCTGACCATTGCCCTTAACCAACTCGATATCCGGGCAGGCGACGAGGTACTGATTCCACCCTACACGTTCATTGCTACCGCAGCCGCCGTGCTGGCTAACGGAGCCATGCCGGTTTTTGTAGACGTTGACCCCGAAACGTTCCAGATTGACCCGGCCAGGATCGAAGCGAAAATCACCCCGCGCACGAAGGCCATTATGCCGGTGCATATTCTGGGACTACCCGCCGATATGCCCGCGATAATGGCTATTGCCAAAAAGCATAATCTGGTTGTAATTGAAGATGCGTGTCAGGCACATCTGGCCGAAATTAATCATCAGAAAGTGGGTACGCTGGGACAGGCGGGTTGCTTCAGTTTCCAGAATTCCAAGAATTTGGCAATTGGTGAAGGTGGGGCCATTGTAAGCAACGACGACGCCTTTATGGACCGGTGTTTTTCGTACCAGAACTTCGGATACCCCTACGGCAACGTAGTTGGCAGTGTCTCGACGGGTAGCATTCGGCAAGGATCGAAGTTACGGATTACGGACTATCAGGCTGCTATCGGACTGGCTCAGTTGGCCCGTTTGGATGCTGAGACCACTACGCGCAATACCAATGCGGCTTATCTCAAGTCGCGGCTGGCGGCTATTCCGGGTATTATACCCTACAAACTGTATGACCACGTGACGCGGGGAGCGTTTCACCTGTTTCCGTTCCGATATCGGCAGGAAGGTTTCAGCGGGCTGTCCCGGGCGGCTTTCCTGAAGGCGTTGCAGGCCGAGGGCGTTCCCTGTTCGAGCGGCTACGCAACGCTGAACGATCAGTTGTTTCTGAAGGATGCGTTTGCATCCAAGAATTTTCGGAAGTCCTACCCCCGCGAAATGCTCAATTTCGAGGAATACGTAGCTCGCAATGCCTGCCCAATGAATGCCAGGTTGTGCAATGAAGAAGCAGTCTGGTTCACCCAGAATATGCTTTTGGGCACCCGGCAGGATATGGACCTCATTGCCGATGCCGTGGCGCGGGTTCATCAGTATGCCGACACTATCCGTAAGCAAACGAACCGATGA
- a CDS encoding neutral/alkaline non-lysosomal ceramidase N-terminal domain-containing protein gives MRSRLSIIGAIALLLLSPASVGWAQGWKVGIARTIITPKQPIWLGGYASRTHVSDGKLHDLWAKALALEDASGKRAVLVTTDLLGFPKAMSDRIRDKVEKTEGLSRGQIILNSSHTHSGPVLENALVDVYPMNEEQQAQVGLYSKQLEEQIVALIRQAIWQLEPADVYAGTGVTRFQVNRRSNKEATLSEQIALNGPNDFAVPVLKVLDKTGRLKALTFGYACHPTVLDLYQCSGDYAGFAQLELEQAYPGVTALFFQGTAGDLNPLPRRTIPLAQQYGRELAAAVQRIVDEPMRLLSPTLKTAYTEIDLPFAPLPTDAELINLMASKEGYVQRWATRMQVARKRNEPVRSSYPYPVQLWQIGNQLLISLGGEVVVEYALEIKKRLGHNVFVMGYSNDVMGYIPSETVLREGGYEGDSSQMVYGLPGRWTPGLQAKILTAVESLNQQLTSSK, from the coding sequence ATGAGAAGCCGGCTGTCGATCATTGGGGCAATTGCTCTCCTGTTGCTGAGTCCGGCCTCCGTTGGGTGGGCGCAGGGCTGGAAAGTGGGCATTGCCCGGACCATCATTACGCCTAAACAGCCCATATGGCTGGGGGGCTATGCCTCCCGCACACACGTTTCCGACGGTAAACTACATGACCTCTGGGCCAAAGCTCTTGCCCTTGAAGATGCTTCTGGCAAACGCGCCGTGCTGGTCACTACTGATTTGCTTGGCTTTCCGAAAGCGATGTCGGACCGGATTCGCGATAAGGTGGAAAAAACGGAGGGCCTGAGCCGGGGTCAGATTATTCTGAACAGTTCACATACACATTCGGGGCCGGTTCTGGAAAACGCTTTAGTAGATGTGTACCCGATGAATGAGGAACAACAGGCACAGGTTGGGCTGTACTCGAAGCAGTTAGAAGAGCAGATAGTGGCATTGATTCGGCAAGCCATCTGGCAGTTAGAACCTGCTGATGTCTATGCTGGTACTGGTGTGACCCGGTTTCAGGTGAACCGCCGGTCGAATAAAGAAGCCACTCTATCTGAACAGATTGCTTTGAATGGCCCTAATGATTTTGCCGTGCCCGTACTGAAAGTGCTCGACAAAACCGGCAGGCTGAAGGCCCTGACCTTCGGGTATGCCTGCCACCCAACGGTTCTCGATCTGTACCAGTGTTCAGGCGATTATGCGGGTTTTGCTCAACTTGAACTTGAGCAAGCCTATCCGGGCGTAACGGCTCTGTTTTTCCAGGGAACTGCCGGCGATCTGAACCCGCTGCCCCGTCGAACCATCCCGTTGGCACAGCAATATGGCCGGGAGTTGGCTGCTGCCGTACAGCGGATTGTGGACGAGCCGATGCGTTTGCTGAGTCCGACTCTCAAAACGGCATACACCGAAATCGACCTGCCATTTGCTCCTCTGCCAACAGACGCCGAATTAATAAATCTGATGGCCAGTAAAGAAGGGTATGTGCAACGCTGGGCCACTCGTATGCAAGTTGCCCGGAAACGAAACGAACCCGTTCGTTCCAGCTATCCATATCCGGTGCAACTCTGGCAAATAGGCAATCAGTTGCTGATCAGCCTGGGGGGCGAGGTCGTAGTCGAATACGCGCTGGAGATTAAAAAACGGCTTGGCCACAACGTGTTCGTGATGGGTTACAGTAATGATGTGATGGGCTATATACCCTCGGAAACCGTGCTGCGCGAAGGCGGTTACGAGGGTGATTCGTCGCAGATGGTATATGGTTTGCCGGGCCGATGGACACCGGGTTTACAGGCCAAAATTCTAACTGCCGTTGAGAGCCTGAACCAGCAGTTGACCTCTTCTAAGTGA
- a CDS encoding 3-keto-disaccharide hydrolase — MTSVLIFFFFNSLFGTSTPAHNTLTKQERQAGWQLLFDGKTTKGWRGAYSKTFPNSGWRVVDGELRGDLQNGGESSDAGDIVTLQKYRSFDLRFDWKLGKGGNSGVKYFIEERLPKPERGSQAGYEYQLIDDANFIYNGKPLEPDHKTAALYNILPASKPDAGTDQWHQSRIVVLGDHLEHWLDGVKVLEINRTSDAFLRGVAQSKFNQYSGFARIPEGHILLQDHGHSVAFRNIKIRRI, encoded by the coding sequence ATGACTTCAGTTCTGATTTTTTTCTTTTTTAACAGCCTTTTCGGCACATCGACTCCTGCCCACAATACTCTCACAAAACAGGAACGGCAGGCGGGATGGCAACTGCTTTTTGATGGAAAAACAACAAAAGGCTGGCGAGGTGCTTATAGTAAAACGTTTCCTAACAGCGGCTGGCGGGTTGTAGATGGCGAACTGCGGGGCGACCTTCAGAACGGCGGTGAGTCGAGTGATGCAGGCGATATTGTGACCCTCCAGAAATACCGCAGTTTCGACCTGCGTTTCGATTGGAAGCTGGGCAAAGGCGGTAACAGCGGGGTAAAATATTTCATTGAAGAACGGCTTCCCAAGCCTGAACGCGGTTCTCAGGCGGGGTATGAGTACCAACTCATCGACGACGCCAATTTTATCTATAATGGAAAACCCTTAGAACCCGACCATAAAACAGCCGCGCTCTATAATATTCTGCCCGCCAGCAAGCCCGACGCTGGCACAGATCAGTGGCATCAGTCGCGTATTGTAGTGCTGGGAGATCATCTGGAGCATTGGCTTGATGGAGTCAAAGTGCTGGAAATTAACCGGACATCCGATGCCTTTTTACGTGGTGTGGCGCAGAGCAAATTTAATCAGTATAGCGGCTTTGCCCGTATTCCAGAAGGGCATATTCTACTTCAGGATCACGGCCATAGCGTGGCTTTTCGCAACATAAAAATCAGACGTATTTGA
- a CDS encoding transposase, giving the protein MAKPLFAKCRRFFPDIPEHVFRNLLLVCSAIVLARTTNLNVLKDYLPQLLENEQTKADSHYKRLIRFFQFAMPKRLVICILQFVFRLFQSRFTHLILDATTWRVGKKPIHLLTLCILYRDTAIPIYWVQLHKKGHSSEVDRQKLMTEALGYYRLQGKILLADREYMGEKWLRYLCLEGIDFVIRLSEGCYRLAISAAPGPAYSKLTRQAYHRKRGVIKQFTLNGCTMSIVMLKNPKNDPTEPLLYFVSSLVHKVKITEAYRRRWRIETCFKHFKTQGFNIEDLNFKNDGKIMLLIAIVVMAYVLSLKEAFEHGSLKQKAYRNGSRSMAVSYFRQGITGLRRHIQSLTIFIRYLESIAQTLLTPKWMYVQ; this is encoded by the coding sequence ATGGCCAAGCCACTTTTTGCCAAATGTAGACGGTTCTTTCCGGATATTCCAGAGCATGTCTTTCGAAATCTACTGCTGGTCTGCTCAGCCATTGTGCTGGCCCGAACCACCAATCTAAACGTCCTTAAAGATTATCTGCCTCAACTACTGGAGAACGAGCAAACTAAAGCCGACTCTCATTACAAGCGGCTTATCCGATTCTTTCAATTCGCAATGCCTAAGCGACTGGTGATTTGCATCTTACAGTTTGTTTTTCGGCTCTTTCAGAGCCGTTTCACCCATCTAATCTTGGACGCGACAACCTGGCGGGTGGGTAAGAAACCCATTCATTTATTAACCCTATGCATCCTCTACCGAGATACGGCCATCCCGATTTATTGGGTTCAGCTCCATAAAAAAGGTCACAGCAGCGAGGTTGATCGACAAAAGTTGATGACTGAAGCGCTAGGCTATTATCGCTTACAAGGCAAAATTCTGTTGGCTGATCGGGAATACATGGGCGAGAAATGGCTTCGCTATCTTTGTTTAGAAGGCATTGATTTTGTCATCCGGCTCAGTGAAGGCTGTTATCGGCTGGCCATCAGTGCTGCACCAGGTCCGGCTTATTCTAAACTAACTCGACAAGCCTACCACCGCAAGCGGGGCGTCATCAAACAGTTTACTCTGAATGGGTGTACGATGTCAATCGTTATGCTCAAAAACCCTAAAAACGACCCAACTGAGCCACTCTTGTACTTTGTTTCCAGCTTAGTCCACAAAGTCAAAATAACGGAAGCTTACCGCCGTCGCTGGCGGATTGAAACCTGCTTTAAGCATTTCAAAACGCAGGGTTTCAATATTGAAGACTTAAACTTCAAAAACGACGGGAAGATCATGCTGCTCATTGCTATTGTAGTAATGGCCTATGTGTTATCCTTAAAAGAAGCCTTTGAGCATGGCTCCTTGAAGCAGAAGGCGTATCGAAATGGAAGTCGTTCAATGGCCGTTTCATACTTTCGGCAAGGCATCACCGGTTTGCGTCGACATATACAGTCATTGACCATATTCATCCGTTATTTAGAGTCCATCGCTCAAACCCTTTTGACACCCAAGTGGATGTATGTCCAGTAA
- a CDS encoding helix-turn-helix domain-containing protein, which yields MKLYIKGMVSNSCKTIVRAALNDLGLHCAALDLGEVELDGIITLEQLSQVRVALLLSGHELIDDKRKLLVEKIKHTVIDLIHHTDEAIKVTNSDYISARLEYDYTYLANLFSEVTGNTIEHYIIAHKIERAKELLLYNELNLTQIANKLHYSSVAHLSTQFKKVTGLTPTLFRQLTHNGRIAHEDVGIV from the coding sequence GTGAAACTCTACATCAAAGGCATGGTAAGTAATAGCTGTAAAACGATTGTAAGGGCCGCTTTAAATGACCTTGGGTTGCATTGTGCAGCGTTGGATCTTGGCGAAGTTGAACTGGATGGGATTATTACACTGGAGCAACTCTCTCAGGTGAGAGTGGCTTTACTGCTTTCAGGTCATGAATTGATAGATGATAAAAGGAAGCTTCTTGTTGAGAAAATAAAACATACTGTTATTGACCTGATACATCATACGGATGAGGCCATCAAAGTGACAAATTCAGATTACATAAGCGCAAGACTCGAATATGATTATACCTATCTGGCCAATCTTTTTTCTGAAGTAACAGGCAATACAATTGAACATTACATCATTGCGCATAAGATTGAGCGGGCCAAAGAATTACTTCTTTACAATGAACTCAATCTTACTCAAATCGCTAATAAGTTGCACTATAGCAGTGTAGCGCATTTATCTACTCAATTTAAGAAAGTTACAGGATTGACTCCTACACTTTTTAGACAACTCACACACAATGGCCGCATTGCACATGAAGATGTGGGAATAGTGTAA
- a CDS encoding ice-binding family protein, producing MKKTFLLLLTTITLSTLVNGSFAQTKAPNLRTTAGFAFFTANGAFEVNGNSTMVTGDVGTNVGAFNGFLPGTLTGSKRLPGSPEAVQAASDVLAAYNSLTPLTCDRVVAAELGGQTLTPGVSCQNTASPTTLNGTLTLSGSGIFIVKLSSALTTATSSNIALTNGATANNVFFQVDGAFTAGTSSSLQGTFLVNGAIVLATGASLNGRGLSIGGAITLNANTVTNVAAPLPVSLVSFTAQPQANRTVDIAWTTSLETNNRGFVVERSKDLQLFVKVGEVGEIAANSSALKNYKLTDQTPYVGTSYYRLKQTDLNGKMTIYPAVSVVLRDDAYGIFPNPALGDGRFALRIDEPETAKLGFFSVDGRILPLQRTGIQSGNLLLKTTDKLSAGVYILTVEERGQVRQHRLVVE from the coding sequence ATGAAAAAAACTTTTCTACTTCTATTAACTACCATAACGCTATCCACGCTTGTGAATGGGAGTTTTGCTCAGACAAAGGCTCCTAATTTAAGGACAACGGCTGGTTTTGCCTTTTTTACTGCCAACGGAGCGTTCGAAGTCAATGGTAACAGTACGATGGTAACCGGCGACGTAGGCACGAATGTAGGAGCCTTCAATGGTTTTCTTCCAGGGACGTTGACTGGCAGCAAACGTCTACCGGGTTCTCCCGAAGCTGTGCAGGCCGCCAGCGATGTGTTAGCTGCGTACAACTCGTTAACCCCGCTTACCTGCGACAGGGTTGTTGCTGCTGAATTAGGGGGGCAAACGCTTACGCCGGGTGTTTCCTGCCAGAATACGGCATCCCCAACCACTTTAAATGGAACGCTGACGTTGAGTGGATCAGGTATATTTATTGTTAAGCTAAGCAGTGCGTTAACGACAGCCACAAGTTCAAATATTGCGCTTACCAATGGTGCCACGGCCAATAATGTGTTCTTTCAGGTAGATGGAGCTTTTACAGCCGGAACCAGTTCCAGTTTACAGGGTACTTTCCTGGTCAATGGTGCTATTGTTCTGGCAACGGGGGCTTCTCTCAATGGTAGGGGCTTGTCTATTGGTGGGGCAATCACCTTAAATGCTAACACAGTAACTAACGTGGCAGCACCGTTGCCTGTATCCTTAGTATCCTTTACGGCCCAGCCGCAAGCTAACCGTACAGTCGATATTGCCTGGACTACCTCCTTAGAAACCAACAATAGAGGTTTTGTGGTTGAGCGCAGTAAGGATCTACAGCTTTTCGTTAAGGTAGGCGAAGTAGGCGAAATCGCAGCCAACAGTAGTGCTTTAAAGAACTACAAACTTACCGACCAGACGCCATATGTCGGCACCAGCTATTACCGCCTGAAACAAACAGATCTCAACGGCAAAATGACCATCTATCCCGCCGTGTCGGTAGTGCTGCGAGACGACGCCTATGGCATATTTCCAAACCCGGCTCTTGGCGATGGTCGGTTTGCACTCCGGATCGATGAGCCGGAGACGGCAAAACTGGGTTTCTTCAGTGTGGACGGTCGTATCCTTCCCCTTCAGAGAACAGGTATTCAATCGGGTAATCTTCTGCTGAAAACTACCGACAAGTTGTCAGCGGGGGTTTATATTCTCACGGTTGAAGAGCGAGGCCAGGTACGCCAGCATCGTCTGGTTGTCGAGTAG
- a CDS encoding RNA polymerase sigma-70 factor: MRIKPLQPDLDNDAARRLSKVANEPEQVWDKELFIRLAFAESAKAGCEVLFRYYYQVLCNHATRFVYSRELAEDIVSEVFCRMWRTQAYASIRTSYRFYLFRAVRNEAYNYLRLEIQGHEEISWAEISNDPIPDSVVQFDELIGLIDTILETSSPQCRRAFMLNRFEGKKYREIADEMGVSIKTVEAHVSKALHMLRKGLRSYWPS; this comes from the coding sequence ATGCGCATAAAGCCCCTGCAACCAGACCTTGACAACGACGCTGCCCGTCGTTTGTCTAAGGTAGCCAACGAACCCGAACAGGTTTGGGACAAGGAGCTGTTTATCAGGTTAGCGTTTGCCGAAAGTGCTAAGGCAGGTTGCGAAGTTCTCTTTCGATACTATTATCAGGTTCTCTGTAATCATGCAACCCGCTTCGTATACTCCCGAGAGTTAGCAGAAGATATTGTCAGTGAGGTTTTTTGCCGGATGTGGCGAACGCAGGCGTATGCGTCTATCCGCACGTCTTACCGGTTTTATTTATTCAGAGCCGTTCGGAATGAAGCTTACAATTATTTGCGGCTTGAGATACAGGGACACGAAGAAATTAGCTGGGCAGAGATATCGAATGACCCCATTCCCGACAGCGTCGTTCAGTTTGATGAACTGATTGGCCTGATCGATACTATCCTCGAAACGTCGTCTCCTCAATGTCGTCGGGCGTTTATGCTAAACCGTTTTGAAGGTAAAAAGTACCGGGAAATCGCCGATGAGATGGGCGTATCGATTAAGACGGTGGAAGCGCACGTCAGCAAGGCACTGCACATGCTGCGAAAAGGGCTTCGTAGCTACTGGCCCTCATAG
- a CDS encoding FecR family protein, whose translation MKENVFQLFARQASPLQRTAIEIWLRKPGNEEQYYEWLEEWERQHALCEDNSEKAFVVFRDFMEQHEPNQPPVVVERPVALAFLSFPLRTLLAAACAVLILGIGFWWRSEWGQYRVYQTAYGEKKTVTLADGSRVSLMGNAALKVPRWGFTDRQREVWLRGRANFEVVHTRMHTSFIVHTSHNWKVHVLGTVFSVRASPRLAMVRLHSGKVKLVDRVGNVEQSLILNPNDVARLDAHHRWVVRSQKTKWAEWKENRFDFNALTLRQVGDELEEEYGIRVQIPDQALAARVLMGSFNARSVDELLQSIALLLNVRVERRGNTVVFQP comes from the coding sequence ATGAAAGAGAATGTGTTTCAGTTGTTTGCCAGACAGGCAAGTCCGTTACAGCGTACAGCTATTGAGATCTGGCTCCGTAAGCCAGGCAACGAAGAGCAATATTATGAATGGCTGGAAGAGTGGGAGCGTCAACACGCGCTATGCGAAGATAATTCGGAAAAAGCGTTTGTTGTCTTTCGCGATTTTATGGAGCAGCATGAGCCGAACCAACCCCCTGTCGTGGTCGAACGGCCTGTAGCGTTGGCGTTTCTTTCTTTTCCACTTCGCACGCTGCTGGCCGCAGCCTGTGCAGTATTGATTCTGGGAATTGGTTTCTGGTGGCGCAGCGAATGGGGTCAATACCGGGTCTATCAGACTGCCTATGGTGAAAAGAAGACGGTAACATTAGCCGATGGCAGCCGGGTAAGCCTGATGGGAAATGCTGCGCTGAAAGTTCCGCGCTGGGGGTTTACCGATAGGCAGCGCGAAGTTTGGCTGCGTGGGCGGGCTAATTTCGAGGTTGTCCATACGCGTATGCACACGTCGTTTATCGTGCACACGTCTCACAATTGGAAAGTACACGTATTGGGAACTGTTTTTTCGGTTCGCGCCAGCCCACGTCTGGCAATGGTCCGGCTTCATAGCGGTAAGGTAAAGCTGGTGGACCGGGTAGGTAATGTAGAGCAGTCGCTAATTCTCAACCCAAACGACGTAGCCCGGCTCGATGCGCATCATCGCTGGGTAGTTCGGTCTCAGAAGACGAAATGGGCCGAGTGGAAAGAAAACCGGTTTGATTTTAATGCCCTTACGCTCCGGCAAGTTGGAGACGAGTTGGAGGAGGAGTACGGTATTCGGGTGCAAATTCCGGATCAGGCTCTGGCTGCACGCGTACTAATGGGTTCATTTAACGCCAGAAGCGTGGATGAACTGTTACAATCGATTGCGTTGCTGCTCAATGTCCGTGTTGAACGCCGGGGCAACACTGTCGTTTTTCAGCCATAA